The following proteins are co-located in the Silene latifolia isolate original U9 population chromosome 1, ASM4854445v1, whole genome shotgun sequence genome:
- the LOC141643090 gene encoding PKS-NRPS hybrid synthetase cheA-like yields the protein MIGFWNIRGLNSPSKQKYVKWFLHHHNVGLFGLLETKDDVGLENIPNERIDTGHYFITGKEFTNLEEMKKEVEKVGRENNIHIINYTFNAKRGLQIYACDRSGPYRPPKGKTRTYSYKFTGTRKINCSFRPKALRQDTGTWKLFVRCGFHNHELDDNPFGHAKVGKVDQATKEKILNLSKSHVTVGDILTNVGDNELTARQVYNIRQREKAKTRENRTVSEQLLKLLSENGYRHWFQTITVNEGGKRRELTDIIFCAPGSVDMLRQYRYVLVVDNTYNTNMYKMPLLEVVDVTPTHRNFSVFFAFLQNEKEISYNWALKCMREVFNPDEYPEVIISDRELALINAIEKHFPTSKHLLCRRHIEKNGCNRKRLHG from the coding sequence GATGACGTTGGTTTGGAAAATATTCCGAATGAACGTATAGATACTGGACATTATTTCATAACGGGAAAAGAGTTCACCAATCTAGAGGAGATGAAAAAGGAAGTTGAAAAAGTGGGACGTGAAAATAATATACACATTATAAACTATACGTTTAATGCAAAGCGGGGACTGCAGATATATGCGTGTGATAGATCTGGACCGTATCGACCTCCGAAAGGAAAAACACGTACGTACTCCTACAAATTTACGGGAACCAGAAAAATTAATTGTTCTTTTAGACCGAAAGCTCTTAGACAAGATACAGGTACGTGGAAATTGTTTGTTCGATGTGGTTTTCATAACCATGAACTAGATGATAATCCATTTGGTCATGCAAAGGTTGGCAAAGTCGATCAAGCTACGAAGGAGAAAATTTTAAATTTAAGCAAAAGTCACGTTACTGTTGGTGATATATTGACTAATGTCGGGGATAATGAATTAACTGCTAGACAAGTTTATAATATTCGTCAACGAGAGAAAGCTAAAACAAGGGAGAATAGAACTGTATCAGAACAGTTGTTAAAGTTATTGAGTGAAAATGGTTATCGACATTGGTTTCAGACAATTACTGTAAATGAAGGCGGTAAGAGGCGTGAGTTAACCGATATTATATTTTGTGCTCCCGGCTCAGTTGATATGTTGCGTCAGTATCGTTATGTCCTGGTTGTTGATAATACCTACAATACTAATATGTATAAAATGCCATTGTTAGAAGTTGTAGATGTTACACCAACTCATCGGAATTTTTCAGTATTTTTTGCTTTCCTGCAAAATGAGAAGGAGATTTCTTATAATTGGGCGTTGAAATGTATGAGAGAAGTTTTCAATCCGGATGAATACCCAGAAGTGATTATAAGTGATAGAGAACTAGCATTAATCAACGCTATTGAAAAACATTTTCCGACCTCGAAACATCTCTTATGTAGGCGTCATATAGAAAAAAATGGGTGTAACAGGAAGAGGTTACATGGGTGA